A region of Nostoc sp. 'Peltigera membranacea cyanobiont' N6 DNA encodes the following proteins:
- a CDS encoding ATP-binding protein, translating into MSYTAYLRSIKSKLQRTGKTQKSLRVKTIIEQFGYQRRSQSFIDDFNAALDELGLCANPPLDLYIPLDTKIAISIKGIAPTNQVAESESISVKRQEAISVKHDFFYYLFDFGSEQEYERFQACLDSHQPVGIFLIPQVEDFFSDIVVKIFNYELIRKSQYGGYNTIPKAATKKIPTSIVSEDKDCEDEQENPIADASIFQFYRSTMTSIILGNTGLELLDSEKFDRQFEQISLYANKYNSEQFFILFHCPSVLEIQAHQQEDALGYLVDRVASKIPFTFTLRCKYPNEASIEHKEEVYAHFRLLLELPHYEIQEDDVSLQDYFLDLQKAQIQAESQLLLKIKPEHFYSLKWQQESKEYIYLKYFAIKTLESLGYELSNIGCEVELTSRDEETTDEDTSEEDEEYQSEIIEVYVKNQVVVEIETLKYQEFQDNNLFLDPLKRVLRKSKVWPNKLESLWLVIPGFEIARNYYQLKKAKEILEYKLSGYYGDRFQVVIMAPDYEKHQLVPVSFDSIDYPSFAYRAKKPSLVQAYPVTNRVKEFKLDFSQVKGLNEEKEKLTRLLKLQSKGHKGSIGGILFYGLPGCGKTLLANAFANESGRYFFKFSPADIISVWIGQSQKNIRDIFAQAKKKAPSVLFIDELDSIGFNRNEDNAHTDQKATINQLLIELNNLQNSDVIVIAATNYLSGIDSALKRSGRFDWKIPVFPPAQVERIDLFKHYLSKIDINQLVNFEILAEKSVRFTSSDIELVCREVRNAILLEEINSALTTSDVITYINNLQDGGLSLNEEQVKEFMEECKRMSVKNPKLETLKLEWALY; encoded by the coding sequence ATGTCATATACAGCCTACTTACGTTCGATTAAAAGTAAGCTTCAGAGAACTGGTAAAACTCAAAAAAGCCTACGGGTTAAAACTATCATAGAACAGTTTGGCTACCAGCGTAGAAGTCAATCATTCATAGATGATTTTAATGCTGCTCTTGATGAATTGGGACTTTGTGCAAATCCTCCTTTGGATTTGTATATTCCCTTAGATACAAAGATAGCTATTTCTATTAAAGGTATAGCTCCAACTAATCAAGTAGCTGAATCTGAATCAATTTCAGTCAAACGACAAGAGGCGATTTCAGTCAAACATGATTTTTTCTACTACTTATTTGATTTTGGCTCCGAACAAGAATATGAACGATTCCAAGCATGTTTGGATTCCCACCAGCCAGTAGGGATTTTTTTGATTCCACAAGTAGAAGATTTCTTCTCTGATATTGTTGTCAAAATCTTTAATTATGAATTAATTAGAAAGTCTCAATATGGTGGTTATAATACCATACCTAAAGCTGCTACTAAGAAAATTCCTACAAGTATTGTCTCAGAAGATAAAGATTGTGAAGATGAGCAAGAAAATCCTATCGCTGATGCTAGTATTTTTCAGTTTTATCGCTCAACTATGACCAGTATTATACTTGGCAACACTGGTTTAGAGTTGCTTGATTCTGAAAAATTCGATCGGCAGTTTGAACAGATATCTCTATATGCCAATAAATATAATTCTGAACAGTTTTTTATTTTATTTCATTGCCCATCGGTATTAGAAATCCAAGCTCATCAGCAAGAAGATGCTTTAGGATACTTGGTAGATAGAGTTGCTAGCAAAATTCCTTTTACTTTTACTCTCAGGTGTAAATATCCAAACGAAGCCTCTATTGAACATAAGGAGGAAGTATATGCCCATTTCCGTCTACTGTTGGAACTTCCACATTATGAAATCCAGGAAGATGATGTATCTTTGCAAGACTATTTTCTAGATTTACAAAAAGCTCAGATACAGGCAGAATCACAGTTATTGCTGAAGATAAAACCCGAACATTTTTACAGTCTGAAGTGGCAACAGGAAAGTAAAGAATATATCTATCTCAAGTATTTTGCTATTAAAACCTTAGAAAGTCTAGGATATGAATTGTCTAATATCGGCTGTGAAGTTGAGTTGACTTCCAGGGATGAGGAAACAACAGATGAAGATACATCAGAAGAGGATGAAGAGTATCAAAGCGAAATCATAGAAGTCTATGTAAAAAACCAGGTAGTGGTTGAGATAGAAACTCTCAAATATCAAGAATTTCAGGACAATAATCTCTTTTTAGATCCCCTGAAAAGAGTTTTGAGAAAATCAAAAGTATGGCCAAATAAACTAGAAAGTCTTTGGCTGGTAATTCCCGGTTTTGAGATTGCACGCAACTATTACCAACTAAAAAAAGCTAAGGAAATATTAGAATATAAGTTGTCTGGATATTATGGCGATCGCTTCCAGGTTGTAATCATGGCTCCTGATTATGAAAAACACCAATTAGTCCCAGTATCATTTGATTCAATCGACTATCCATCTTTTGCGTATAGGGCTAAAAAACCTAGTTTAGTACAAGCATATCCAGTTACTAACCGCGTCAAAGAATTTAAGCTTGACTTTAGCCAAGTAAAAGGTTTAAACGAAGAAAAAGAAAAACTGACTAGACTCCTGAAGCTTCAATCTAAGGGACACAAGGGTTCAATTGGGGGAATTCTTTTCTATGGATTACCGGGATGCGGTAAAACCCTACTAGCAAATGCCTTTGCTAATGAGTCTGGGAGATATTTCTTTAAGTTCTCTCCTGCTGATATTATCAGTGTTTGGATAGGTCAAAGTCAAAAAAATATTCGAGATATCTTTGCTCAAGCTAAGAAAAAAGCTCCTTCAGTTTTATTCATTGATGAGTTAGACAGTATTGGGTTTAATCGGAATGAAGACAACGCCCATACAGACCAAAAAGCAACTATTAACCAATTACTTATAGAACTAAACAATCTTCAAAATAGTGATGTAATTGTCATTGCTGCTACTAATTATTTGAGTGGGATTGATAGTGCTTTAAAACGTTCTGGTAGATTTGATTGGAAGATTCCTGTTTTCCCACCTGCTCAAGTAGAAAGAATAGATTTATTCAAACACTATCTGTCAAAAATTGATATAAATCAGCTAGTTAACTTTGAAATCCTGGCAGAAAAAAGTGTGAGATTTACTTCATCAGATATTGAGTTGGTTTGTCGGGAAGTTAGAAATGCTATTCTTCTCGAAGAAATAAATTCGGCTTTAACAACTTCAGATGTGATTACTTATATCAATAATCTGCAAGATGGCGGTTTAAGTCTTAACGAGGAACAAGTCAAAGAATTTATGGAAGAGTGTAAGAGAATGAGTGTAAAGAATCCTAAGTTAGAAACTCTGAAATTAGAATGGGCTTTGTATTAG
- a CDS encoding type II toxin-antitoxin system HicA family toxin, which translates to MTATEAEKLLLNAGFIQIRSKGSHRIYFREEVRVVIPFHSGKVLHPKIVKQVLQAIDISENEATVEEVVPETDD; encoded by the coding sequence TTGACTGCAACAGAAGCTGAAAAACTATTATTAAATGCAGGCTTTATTCAAATTAGAAGTAAAGGAAGTCACAGGATTTATTTTCGAGAAGAAGTGAGAGTAGTAATTCCTTTTCATTCAGGAAAAGTATTGCACCCAAAAATAGTTAAACAGGTTCTACAAGCTATTGATATTTCAGAGAATGAAGCGACAGTAGAAGAAGTAGTACCTGAGACTGATGATTAA
- a CDS encoding type II toxin-antitoxin system HicB family antitoxin — MSYKVSIVIEKDEYGYYAYCPELPGCQSQGDSLEEVQANIKEAVELYIETLSNSEKQALHNKEIFTITLEVKVA, encoded by the coding sequence ATGTCGTATAAAGTTAGCATTGTTATTGAAAAAGATGAATATGGATATTATGCTTACTGCCCTGAATTACCTGGTTGTCAATCTCAAGGTGATTCCCTAGAAGAAGTACAGGCAAATATTAAAGAAGCAGTTGAGCTTTATATAGAAACCTTGTCAAATTCAGAAAAACAGGCGCTTCATAACAAGGAGATATTCACCATAACCTTGGAGGTAAAAGTTGCCTAA
- a CDS encoding tryptophan 7-halogenase, protein MADFIDPIPQVPRINPNAHLILNEADEVCSWVGGEAFVLEGIQPSIIRKLLALIDGVRPLERIYAELADSGDRNYLNEIVLALSKLDIIEEVVTEAAPQNHRWDLPIVSKQVGQKAIALLGNHQLLNTLAKTFAAAGFDNRRTFYLKNFASCQTPEFRALGQERILVNGTSKYLSSLAPTVYQDSLDSVSISGLSQLFKEFDFVVCALEGVPFQALLDVNKSALASGTPCLFVTASQETALIGPTVIRGATACFGCRVITLEGLPPVFEDIWPQLSTPIVAKADSGILSSVAQACLEEAISLLGPTLTPIRATSVLKITEEGDAYGGLCLRTIKRLLPSSECQECTPRLDEPLGVIERSAIAAAAEEIGRIWPNSPKAAIPPASDAYQTVGILGGGTAGYLAALAFRAFRPDIKVTLLESSAIPVIGVGEATTPELVKFLHSPRFLGLDIVDFYERVRPTWKLGIKFQWGLPDDYEFTFPFQRGRLLESLLYDSTLNNQSLGAMLMSADRAPIFDRGDGTPLSLLHQIRWAYHLDNRRFVRYLREEAIAAGIEHIDVKISDAQISADGETITHLITEDGRQLTYDLYIDCSGFRSLLLEQKLGSKFVSYQDTLSTDRAIAATVPHNGTVKPYTLAETMNNGWCWNIPFEDADHRGYVFSSAFCSDDQALEEMRAKNPGMGDPWVVKFRSGRHEDFWKGNVVAIGNSYAFVEPLESTAIHTIVLELELLLTNFPASKRDEGVKSVLNRKMSDRWDALRWFLGIHYKFNHRLSTPFWQAANRDTDISGAIERLALFTERAPLSYRNSLFYPLHPPDFFSDDHSYDTLLAGQQVPARFMEPVEDPATWQRQMAILKGLASTAMPQHEALSCLREKRQDLLYDFANRRDSWLHTWLPA, encoded by the coding sequence ATGGCTGACTTCATAGATCCCATTCCCCAGGTGCCTCGAATTAATCCCAATGCCCATTTAATCCTCAATGAAGCCGATGAGGTTTGTAGTTGGGTGGGCGGCGAAGCGTTCGTCCTCGAAGGCATTCAGCCCAGCATTATCCGCAAACTGTTGGCGCTGATTGATGGAGTTCGTCCGCTTGAAAGAATTTATGCTGAACTTGCAGATTCTGGCGATCGCAATTACTTAAACGAGATTGTCTTGGCTTTAAGTAAGCTGGATATTATTGAAGAGGTAGTAACTGAAGCCGCACCGCAAAATCATCGCTGGGATTTGCCCATAGTCTCTAAGCAGGTAGGTCAAAAGGCGATCGCTTTACTAGGCAATCACCAATTACTTAATACTCTCGCTAAAACCTTTGCTGCCGCAGGTTTTGATAATCGTCGCACTTTTTACCTGAAGAATTTTGCATCCTGTCAAACGCCTGAGTTTCGCGCCCTTGGGCAAGAACGGATACTCGTCAACGGCACTTCAAAATATCTGTCATCGCTAGCGCCGACAGTATACCAAGATAGTCTAGACTCTGTTAGTATTTCTGGCTTATCTCAACTCTTTAAAGAATTTGACTTTGTTGTTTGTGCTTTGGAAGGTGTACCATTTCAGGCACTGTTGGATGTCAACAAGTCGGCCCTAGCCAGTGGCACTCCATGTTTATTTGTCACGGCTTCCCAGGAAACAGCACTCATCGGCCCAACAGTTATTCGAGGTGCAACCGCTTGTTTTGGCTGTCGAGTCATTACTTTAGAAGGGTTGCCACCTGTATTTGAAGATATTTGGCCGCAACTTTCAACCCCAATCGTTGCCAAGGCGGATAGCGGAATTTTATCCTCTGTAGCCCAGGCTTGTCTTGAAGAAGCTATTTCCCTTCTGGGCCCGACCTTAACACCAATTCGGGCAACCAGCGTTTTGAAAATTACAGAGGAGGGCGATGCCTACGGCGGGCTATGCCTACGCACCATTAAGCGGCTTCTCCCTAGTAGTGAGTGCCAAGAGTGTACCCCCCGACTAGATGAACCGTTGGGAGTTATTGAACGAAGTGCGATCGCTGCTGCTGCTGAAGAAATTGGGCGGATCTGGCCAAACTCACCCAAGGCAGCAATCCCCCCAGCATCCGATGCTTACCAAACTGTGGGCATTTTGGGGGGCGGCACAGCTGGTTATCTCGCGGCTTTAGCCTTTCGTGCTTTCAGACCAGACATCAAGGTGACTTTGCTAGAATCGAGTGCCATCCCGGTGATTGGTGTGGGCGAGGCGACTACTCCAGAACTCGTTAAGTTTCTCCATAGTCCCCGCTTTTTAGGGCTAGATATCGTTGATTTCTATGAGAGAGTTCGTCCGACGTGGAAGTTGGGGATTAAGTTTCAGTGGGGACTACCCGATGATTATGAATTTACGTTTCCGTTTCAGCGCGGACGCTTGCTAGAATCTCTCCTCTATGATTCAACGCTGAACAATCAATCATTGGGGGCAATGCTGATGAGTGCCGATCGCGCTCCCATTTTCGATCGCGGCGATGGTACTCCCTTGTCTCTACTTCACCAGATTCGCTGGGCGTATCACCTCGATAATCGGCGGTTTGTTCGTTACCTCCGAGAAGAAGCGATCGCCGCCGGCATAGAACATATCGATGTAAAAATTTCTGATGCCCAGATATCTGCCGATGGTGAAACCATTACCCATCTAATTACCGAGGATGGGCGGCAACTAACTTACGATTTATATATTGATTGTTCGGGTTTCCGCTCGTTGTTGCTAGAGCAGAAACTTGGCTCAAAATTCGTGAGTTACCAAGATACCCTCAGCACCGATCGAGCGATCGCTGCTACCGTCCCCCATAATGGTACAGTTAAACCTTACACCCTAGCCGAAACCATGAATAATGGCTGGTGTTGGAATATTCCCTTTGAGGATGCCGATCATCGAGGTTACGTATTTTCTTCAGCATTTTGTAGTGATGACCAAGCTTTAGAGGAAATGCGTGCCAAAAATCCGGGAATGGGCGATCCTTGGGTGGTGAAGTTTCGTTCCGGGCGACATGAGGATTTTTGGAAAGGCAACGTTGTGGCGATCGGCAATTCCTATGCTTTTGTTGAACCGTTAGAATCGACAGCCATCCACACCATCGTTTTAGAATTAGAACTTTTACTTACCAACTTTCCCGCATCAAAGCGAGATGAGGGGGTAAAATCCGTACTTAACCGCAAGATGAGCGATCGTTGGGATGCCCTGCGTTGGTTTCTCGGAATTCATTACAAGTTCAATCACCGTCTATCTACTCCCTTTTGGCAAGCAGCCAATAGGGATACAGATATCTCTGGCGCAATAGAGCGATTAGCGTTATTTACTGAGCGGGCCCCCCTCTCTTACCGAAATTCCCTGTTTTACCCACTACATCCTCCAGACTTTTTCTCTGACGATCACTCTTATGACACACTATTAGCTGGGCAACAAGTACCCGCCCGCTTTATGGAACCCGTCGAAGATCCAGCCACTTGGCAACGCCAAATGGCAATTCTCAAAGGTCTGGCCAGCACTGCGATGCCCCAACATGAAGCCCTCTCCTGCTTGCGCGAGAAACGACAAGATTTGCTTTACGACTTCGCAAACCGCCGAGATAGTTGGTTACACACCTGGCTTCCTGCCTAG
- a CDS encoding tryptophan 7-halogenase, whose protein sequence is MRFKSGRHQRFWVKNVVAVGNASGFVEPLESTRLHMIGETIKCVCDVLIDSDQQPSPGLINLANRAIAQKWDDIRDFLSIHFKFNRRVESEFWRHCWHQTDIGDAETVVDFFQNNGPSPIGQILLRKNSVFGYNGYLNLLMGQQVATKYQSDNDTLDLDNWRQVKNHFIKNCANALPIQEAIQVVKERKCQWLTS, encoded by the coding sequence ATTAGGTTCAAATCAGGGCGACATCAACGATTTTGGGTGAAAAATGTGGTCGCCGTTGGCAACGCATCAGGTTTTGTCGAACCGCTAGAATCAACAAGATTACACATGATTGGCGAAACCATTAAATGTGTGTGTGATGTGTTAATTGATTCAGACCAGCAACCAAGCCCAGGATTAATTAATCTAGCGAATCGAGCGATCGCCCAAAAGTGGGATGATATTCGTGACTTTTTATCGATTCACTTTAAGTTCAATCGCCGAGTAGAATCAGAATTCTGGCGGCACTGCTGGCATCAAACTGATATTGGTGATGCCGAAACAGTAGTAGACTTTTTCCAAAACAATGGCCCATCGCCAATTGGTCAAATTCTGCTCCGCAAAAATAGTGTTTTTGGATATAACGGCTATCTAAATCTACTTATGGGTCAACAGGTTGCCACAAAGTATCAAAGCGACAATGACACCTTGGATTTAGATAATTGGCGACAAGTCAAAAACCATTTCATCAAGAATTGTGCTAACGCCTTACCAATTCAGGAGGCGATTCAGGTTGTTAAAGAAAGAAAATGTCAATGGCTGACTTCATAG
- a CDS encoding MBL fold metallo-hydrolase, whose translation MRVTICGHAALYIETIDQRILLDPCFSDTLVGGTLTYHPGRVFELDKLPNLTALVVTHGHFDHFHLETLQKLPRELPVITADEPALVEQLQKIGFSKIIICQPWQAIALGETYLLPTPSDHEEPEFGLLVRDATGTFWHMADAEVTAEIGEKITQEYGAIDLISTKYQPVVRASMGYLHGMGATFDRQGVVSWLEAACACNPALVFPYASGLCFSGRHAWFNRYAFPLSSEETVRLLQRRLGSPERAKTVRPGDVIELQAGQPPQRHEQLADFVREKPSPGLRWEPIDISTFTGLSTSEERRTFQQKLDVFLAGTLVSWLKHQVKQTHSSWTNFPAEEVVWQLVVHAGDGERLNYAIDFRSEDFSVFPGEHPEANFFTHIAGQALDDVMTGKMPGLIFWLAGEARSYEKVISVRNGRFECPKWPKTPEDFPSDPLTYYLRHFGTSETSLVPADAESEKAPSPESANDIQILTRLGENEEVMNKKVLLAYLAVQEAERLGLKISEMEIQTMSDSFREQFDLLDSQDTEQWLKEAGLSLEGYSAVMRDFTAVLKLEQHYTRVIEPLLTNHRRVATARYARPRRDTND comes from the coding sequence ATGCGTGTCACTATCTGTGGTCATGCTGCTTTATACATTGAAACTATCGATCAACGCATCCTGCTCGATCCATGCTTCTCGGATACACTTGTCGGCGGTACACTTACTTACCATCCCGGTCGGGTATTTGAATTAGACAAACTGCCAAACCTGACAGCTTTGGTGGTGACTCATGGACATTTCGATCACTTTCATTTAGAAACCCTCCAGAAGCTGCCGCGCGAACTGCCAGTAATTACTGCGGATGAACCGGCATTGGTCGAACAACTGCAAAAGATCGGATTCTCAAAAATCATAATCTGTCAGCCTTGGCAGGCGATCGCTCTCGGAGAAACTTACTTACTCCCGACTCCTTCAGACCACGAAGAACCAGAGTTTGGGCTGTTAGTTCGAGATGCAACTGGCACATTCTGGCACATGGCAGATGCAGAAGTGACGGCGGAAATTGGAGAAAAAATCACCCAAGAATACGGTGCTATTGATTTAATTTCAACCAAGTATCAGCCAGTAGTACGTGCCAGTATGGGCTATTTGCATGGCATGGGAGCAACATTCGATCGCCAAGGGGTAGTTAGTTGGCTGGAAGCGGCGTGTGCTTGCAACCCGGCTTTGGTGTTCCCTTACGCTTCTGGTTTGTGCTTTAGTGGTCGGCACGCCTGGTTTAACCGCTATGCGTTTCCCTTAAGTTCAGAAGAAACGGTTCGCTTGTTGCAACGTCGGCTTGGTTCCCCAGAGCGGGCGAAAACGGTGCGTCCTGGTGATGTGATTGAACTTCAAGCTGGACAACCTCCACAACGACACGAACAGTTAGCTGATTTCGTTAGAGAAAAGCCATCTCCTGGGTTGCGCTGGGAACCAATTGATATCAGCACCTTCACAGGATTGTCTACATCTGAAGAACGGCGTACCTTCCAACAAAAGCTAGATGTATTCCTGGCAGGGACGTTGGTTTCGTGGCTCAAACATCAGGTCAAACAGACTCACAGCAGTTGGACTAATTTCCCTGCCGAGGAGGTTGTTTGGCAGTTGGTGGTTCATGCTGGAGATGGAGAACGGCTAAACTATGCCATTGATTTTCGTTCAGAGGATTTTTCTGTCTTCCCAGGCGAGCATCCAGAAGCAAACTTCTTTACCCACATTGCCGGACAAGCTCTTGACGATGTGATGACGGGCAAAATGCCGGGGCTAATTTTTTGGCTGGCGGGTGAGGCTCGTAGTTATGAAAAGGTCATTTCTGTACGCAATGGTCGTTTTGAGTGTCCAAAGTGGCCAAAGACACCCGAAGATTTCCCCTCAGACCCACTGACTTACTATCTTCGTCATTTTGGGACTAGCGAAACTTCTCTCGTTCCGGCTGATGCTGAGTCTGAGAAAGCACCATCACCAGAAAGTGCCAATGATATTCAGATTCTCACCCGTTTAGGGGAGAACGAAGAAGTGATGAACAAAAAAGTTCTACTGGCTTATTTGGCAGTTCAAGAAGCAGAGCGCTTGGGGCTGAAGATTTCTGAGATGGAAATTCAAACAATGTCCGATTCCTTTCGAGAGCAGTTTGATTTACTCGATAGCCAAGATACAGAGCAATGGTTAAAGGAAGCAGGTTTGAGTCTTGAGGGATACTCAGCCGTGATGCGAGATTTCACCGCAGTCTTGAAACTGGAGCAACATTACACTAGGGTGATTGAGCCACTGCTCACCAATCATCGCCGCGTGGCTACAGCTAGATATGCCCGCCCACGACGGGATACCAACGATTGA
- a CDS encoding lantibiotic dehydratase, with translation MNHPRKQFELAPVGILRAAAWPIESLQSFGNQELASLALAASRTNDDRIWKEYTTAYQQVHEDERDRLWQMTAADSWFMKALLLSNPSLVTEVQRGLPQRQGKRTKKIRHLETALYRYLARAAGRTTPYGLWAGVSLVEFAKTARHDPAAAEYSFTPDLHPFQTILRSLAQRSIYRENATWRLNPTLRRQADGSWLFWGRTPQGLVEQREIEFQEVVDILLAELTKLDLGTLDELAKTVAASPRWNDAAGIQDILNIFIDGGVLLGGLDLPHRFESPWEALTVVADKLIEPDRYLWNSSIQKLHCLCDSLAAKLEVISLDALADSLQQAKSFIQELAQALDVTLTQLSEPVLHCDLGVPFRIAIDEVQQNVLLQTLADYERCWINDASPASAMRMAFRERLKQEFATGIALGDLKSTLVSEMRAAHSHPEVVTRLEAWERSLSQNKEVVVLETSSNSPKSLSTAPFGCLFAGLFESFQLVVHGISDDPVRIFARFKDLLNENNLLHSWFQEKLDCLASQHQIQIAELKSPFESNPNVLARPHFNLLPIELWGASQDTPSLADAEIFLDPKTQLPFLKLHSLPNPVAVFWFSLAAVNARDPISEQLLWTTFQDNPTAIFRAATLPMQIELTAPRFTPRVQLPKEATLRPRRTVLSGQILAELATLSAIELFARWQQLASEHGWPMLLNLQIEGKHSLILHRDSPLALESFFKKDLHKQTRWLIVEELVNQPWLVDQKGQHYMAELALPFARTEHGWSLRTGNSSII, from the coding sequence ATGAATCATCCCAGAAAACAATTTGAGCTTGCTCCCGTTGGTATCTTGCGGGCTGCTGCTTGGCCAATTGAGAGTCTTCAGAGTTTTGGGAATCAGGAACTTGCCAGCCTAGCTTTGGCAGCCAGCCGCACAAATGACGATCGCATCTGGAAGGAATATACAACAGCTTATCAGCAGGTGCATGAAGACGAGCGCGATCGCCTTTGGCAGATGACCGCAGCAGATTCATGGTTTATGAAAGCGCTGCTGTTGTCTAATCCGTCACTCGTCACGGAGGTACAGCGGGGGCTGCCACAAAGACAGGGAAAACGCACTAAAAAAATTCGGCATCTGGAGACGGCACTGTATCGTTATCTAGCGCGGGCTGCGGGACGGACAACACCTTATGGCTTATGGGCTGGTGTGAGTTTAGTCGAGTTTGCTAAGACAGCGCGGCACGATCCGGCTGCGGCTGAGTATTCATTTACACCCGACCTGCATCCTTTTCAAACGATATTGCGATCGCTAGCTCAACGTTCAATTTATCGTGAAAATGCAACTTGGCGATTAAATCCCACCTTGAGACGACAAGCAGATGGTTCCTGGCTCTTTTGGGGTCGCACTCCACAGGGGTTAGTCGAGCAGCGTGAGATTGAATTCCAAGAAGTTGTGGACATTTTATTGGCAGAACTGACCAAACTGGATCTGGGGACATTAGACGAACTAGCCAAAACAGTAGCAGCCTCACCTCGCTGGAACGATGCAGCAGGAATACAGGATATTTTGAATATCTTCATTGATGGCGGTGTGCTTTTAGGCGGACTCGATCTACCCCATCGCTTTGAAAGTCCTTGGGAAGCGTTAACAGTGGTGGCAGACAAGCTAATTGAGCCAGATCGGTATCTCTGGAATAGTTCTATCCAAAAACTCCATTGCCTTTGCGATTCTCTCGCAGCAAAACTTGAGGTAATATCTCTGGATGCACTTGCAGATTCTCTGCAACAAGCAAAAAGCTTTATTCAAGAACTCGCCCAAGCCCTTGATGTTACCCTCACCCAGCTATCCGAGCCAGTGTTGCACTGCGATTTGGGGGTACCGTTTCGGATTGCCATTGATGAGGTGCAGCAAAACGTTTTGTTGCAAACACTTGCAGATTATGAGCGCTGCTGGATTAATGATGCAAGTCCAGCCTCGGCAATGCGGATGGCGTTTCGTGAGCGACTGAAACAAGAATTTGCGACGGGTATTGCACTAGGGGATCTCAAATCTACCCTGGTTTCCGAAATGAGAGCGGCTCATAGCCATCCCGAAGTCGTCACCCGGTTAGAGGCGTGGGAGCGATCGCTGTCGCAAAATAAAGAGGTAGTCGTTCTCGAAACCAGCAGTAATTCCCCAAAGTCTTTGTCTACGGCTCCTTTCGGTTGCTTGTTCGCGGGTTTATTTGAGTCGTTCCAACTGGTAGTTCACGGGATTAGTGACGATCCGGTGCGAATCTTTGCTCGGTTTAAAGACTTATTGAATGAAAATAATTTATTGCATTCTTGGTTTCAAGAAAAGCTTGACTGTTTGGCAAGCCAACATCAAATTCAAATCGCAGAATTAAAAAGTCCCTTTGAGTCAAATCCAAATGTACTGGCTCGTCCTCATTTCAACCTTCTTCCCATTGAGTTATGGGGGGCGAGTCAAGATACTCCATCCCTCGCCGATGCAGAAATCTTTCTAGACCCAAAAACACAACTGCCTTTTTTAAAATTGCATTCCCTCCCCAACCCGGTTGCAGTGTTTTGGTTTTCCTTGGCTGCGGTTAATGCCCGCGACCCGATCTCTGAACAATTACTTTGGACTACCTTTCAAGATAATCCGACGGCAATCTTTCGTGCTGCCACCCTACCGATGCAGATTGAACTGACTGCACCTCGTTTCACTCCTCGCGTTCAACTGCCAAAAGAAGCGACATTACGTCCTCGGAGGACAGTTTTAAGTGGGCAAATCTTAGCAGAACTCGCCACATTATCTGCAATAGAGTTATTCGCAAGATGGCAGCAATTAGCTTCTGAACATGGCTGGCCGATGTTGCTCAATCTGCAAATAGAGGGCAAGCATTCACTGATTCTGCATCGAGATAGCCCTTTAGCCCTTGAGTCCTTTTTCAAAAAAGACCTGCACAAACAAACCCGATGGCTAATTGTAGAAGAGTTAGTCAATCAACCTTGGCTAGTTGACCAAAAAGGACAGCATTACATGGCAGAACTGGCTTTACCCTTTGCCCGCACTGAACATGGGTGGTCGTTGCGTACAGGAAATAGCTCGATTATATGA